The following proteins are co-located in the Paenibacillus sp. FSL H8-0079 genome:
- the fabG gene encoding 3-oxoacyl-ACP reductase FabG has protein sequence MERGTGQLKAIGEMTVLVTGASGGIGAAIAERFARVGMNVVIHYMKSHEAANEAARRCMEQGSGKIMTVSADLRSREQIERMREKLESHNLMPDILVNNAGISHYGMLSDVTEEIWDEVMAINLKGTFMCTQEMMPHMISQRYGRIINVSSIWGLSGASCEVLYSTTKGGVNAFTKALAKELAPSGVTVNAVAPGAVQTSMLNHLDQSELKMLEEEIPAGRLAQPDEISSLVYFLALPESGYINGQIISPNGGWLT, from the coding sequence ATGGAGAGGGGAACAGGACAATTGAAGGCAATCGGGGAAATGACTGTACTGGTTACTGGAGCAAGCGGTGGCATCGGAGCGGCTATCGCAGAACGTTTCGCCAGAGTCGGGATGAATGTTGTAATACACTATATGAAATCGCATGAAGCAGCAAATGAAGCGGCCCGACGATGCATGGAACAGGGCAGTGGCAAGATCATGACCGTGTCTGCGGATCTTCGCAGCCGGGAACAGATTGAACGTATGCGTGAGAAGCTGGAGTCACACAATCTCATGCCAGATATCCTTGTAAACAACGCAGGAATCTCGCACTATGGAATGTTGTCTGATGTTACAGAGGAGATCTGGGACGAAGTGATGGCGATTAACCTGAAAGGTACGTTTATGTGTACACAGGAAATGATGCCTCACATGATCTCCCAAAGGTATGGCCGAATCATTAATGTGTCGTCGATCTGGGGCCTGTCTGGTGCCTCTTGTGAGGTGTTGTATTCCACAACAAAGGGCGGGGTAAATGCATTCACCAAGGCCCTTGCTAAAGAACTGGCACCTTCTGGAGTAACGGTGAATGCTGTGGCTCCTGGCGCAGTTCAGACATCCATGTTGAACCATCTGGATCAAAGTGAACTGAAGATGCTGGAAGAGGAAATCCCGGCGGGAAGACTTGCACAACCTGATGAAATCTCATCACTGGTTTATTTTCTGGCCCTCCCTGAATCGGGTTATATCAATGGCCAGATCATCAGTCCAAATGGTGGATGGTTAACGTAA
- a CDS encoding pitrilysin family protein: MNTSGFERGSKREFRIHVLPTKRFKTFAISLYAGVPLREDTVTKVALTPFVLRRGTESYPETTQFREQLEHLYGAGFGFDVYKRGDYQIVQFRMDTINDSFVGGDEQLLDRSFAFLGEVLTRPAQENGHFRTSYVQAERETVRKKLESIVNDKMRYAAERSIEEMCKNEPYRLHPLGERKDLPGIEPDTLTASYQEWLQQASMDLYVVGDTTLEEVENLVQRHFNVDRTSSSDYQTQAAVRGDKEVETVVERLNVGQGKLNMGLRTSITYGDPQYAAALMYNGILGGYPHSKLFVNVREKESLAYYASSRYDGHKGIATIQSGIEIPNYEKAVTIIKQQLEEMKSGTISDLEMSQTKAMIRNLLKEMQDSAFEMIAYDFNRQLSGKERTAEELLAQVEHISKEDVREAAEQFRLDTIYFLRDEKEE; the protein is encoded by the coding sequence TTGAATACATCAGGATTCGAACGAGGCAGCAAGAGAGAGTTTCGTATACATGTGCTTCCGACCAAACGTTTCAAAACGTTCGCTATATCGCTATATGCAGGAGTTCCTTTACGGGAAGATACGGTAACCAAAGTAGCGCTGACACCATTTGTTCTGCGGCGCGGCACGGAGTCCTATCCGGAAACAACGCAATTTCGTGAACAACTGGAACATCTGTATGGAGCCGGTTTTGGTTTTGACGTGTATAAACGCGGGGATTACCAGATTGTACAGTTCCGTATGGATACCATTAATGATTCCTTCGTTGGAGGGGATGAGCAGCTGCTGGATCGTTCATTTGCCTTCCTTGGAGAGGTTCTTACCCGACCTGCACAGGAAAATGGACATTTCAGGACGTCTTATGTACAAGCAGAGCGAGAGACGGTTCGGAAAAAGCTGGAGTCGATCGTGAATGATAAAATGCGCTATGCCGCTGAACGCAGTATTGAGGAAATGTGCAAGAACGAGCCGTATCGTCTTCACCCACTGGGAGAGCGCAAGGATCTGCCTGGGATTGAGCCTGACACACTGACTGCATCTTATCAAGAGTGGTTACAGCAGGCGAGTATGGATCTGTATGTGGTGGGTGATACGACACTGGAGGAGGTTGAGAACCTCGTTCAGCGTCATTTCAATGTGGATCGAACATCTTCTTCTGATTACCAGACACAGGCAGCGGTTCGAGGAGACAAGGAAGTAGAGACTGTAGTTGAGCGACTGAATGTGGGTCAGGGAAAACTTAATATGGGACTTCGCACATCGATCACCTATGGAGATCCTCAGTATGCAGCAGCACTAATGTACAACGGGATTCTCGGCGGGTATCCGCATTCCAAGCTGTTTGTGAATGTACGTGAAAAAGAAAGCCTGGCGTATTACGCGTCTTCGCGCTATGACGGACATAAGGGCATTGCGACGATTCAATCCGGGATTGAAATCCCCAACTATGAGAAGGCTGTCACCATCATCAAACAACAGCTGGAAGAAATGAAAAGTGGAACCATCAGTGATCTGGAAATGTCCCAAACCAAAGCGATGATTCGTAACCTGCTTAAGGAAATGCAGGATTCTGCCTTTGAAATGATCGCTTATGATTTCAATCGGCAGTTGTCTGGCAAAGAGAGAACAGCTGAAGAATTGTTGGCTCAGGTAGAACACATTAGCAAGGAAGATGTTCGTGAGGCGGCAGAACAATTCCGTCTGGATACGATTTATTTCTTGCGGGACGAGAAGGAGGAATAA
- a CDS encoding RodZ family helix-turn-helix domain-containing protein, whose protein sequence is MSELGQQLREARLQKGMSLDDVQEMTKIRKRYLEAIEAGDYKVLPGSFYVRAFIKTYAETVGLNPDELLEGHKKDVPAEEAEATMEPVIQKRSSRPVERSNRWMSVALMWTFPILIVVLLYAYVVLNKDDPADNPGLDSVKITDSQEQPEDKPDQPADNGQASNPPATDSGTEGTGEGDAGGNGGGTDTEGQTDGQTDGTEEEPEPPVDNSSSTVTVAEDGKSGNITNFKVNGSAGQPVTVTIKATGHSWLEVYKGENSSGEKLEYGNTAEGDSFTFELDSAGMYIKSGYAAATTIEVGGQVVTDGKATNRIRLQLGEDSGSTASSTGVENGSTDSTEGTTGSE, encoded by the coding sequence ATGTCTGAACTGGGTCAGCAGTTAAGAGAGGCCCGGCTGCAAAAAGGGATGAGTCTTGACGATGTACAGGAAATGACAAAAATTCGCAAGAGGTATCTGGAGGCCATAGAAGCAGGAGACTACAAAGTGCTGCCGGGCAGCTTCTATGTGCGTGCATTCATTAAAACCTATGCGGAGACTGTGGGACTGAACCCTGATGAGCTGCTGGAGGGACATAAAAAAGACGTACCGGCAGAAGAGGCGGAAGCAACGATGGAACCGGTTATTCAGAAGCGTTCCAGCCGTCCGGTTGAACGTAGTAATCGATGGATGTCTGTCGCACTGATGTGGACCTTCCCGATTCTGATTGTCGTTTTATTGTATGCATACGTTGTGTTGAACAAGGATGATCCTGCAGATAATCCGGGGCTGGATTCGGTCAAAATTACTGACAGTCAGGAACAGCCTGAGGATAAACCGGATCAACCTGCCGACAACGGACAGGCGTCTAACCCTCCTGCGACGGATTCAGGCACTGAAGGTACTGGTGAAGGTGACGCTGGTGGTAACGGTGGCGGTACGGACACAGAAGGACAGACAGACGGTCAAACGGATGGAACTGAGGAAGAACCAGAACCACCTGTCGATAATTCATCTTCTACTGTAACGGTTGCAGAAGATGGGAAATCAGGAAATATTACGAACTTTAAAGTTAACGGAAGTGCAGGCCAGCCCGTAACGGTTACGATTAAAGCAACAGGCCATAGCTGGCTGGAAGTTTACAAAGGTGAAAACTCTAGCGGAGAGAAACTGGAGTATGGTAATACTGCCGAAGGCGACAGCTTTACCTTTGAGCTGGATAGTGCAGGCATGTACATTAAGTCCGGTTACGCTGCTGCGACCACGATTGAGGTGGGGGGGCAAGTTGTAACGGATGGCAAAGCGACCAATCGGATCCGTCTGCAGCTTGGTGAAGACAGTGGCAGTACTGCTTCATCCACAGGCGTTGAAAATGGATCAACGGACAGTACAGAAGGTACCACTGGTAGCGAATAA
- a CDS encoding DUF3388 domain-containing protein, which produces MESKQWYMEYKIHKNRPGLLGDIASMLGMLEVNILTINGVEGKTRGMLLESDDDEKIRLLGEMLGKVNSITVSALRQPKLVDILAVRHGRYIDRDSDDRKTFRFTRDELGLLVDFLGEVFKREGNQVIGLRGMPRVGKTESIIAGSVCAMKRWTFVSSTLLRQTIRSQMSEDELNPNNVFIIDGIVSTIRSSERHYNLLQDIMSMPSTKVIEHPDIFVQESEYDFNDFDIIIELRNIPNEEIIYDTFTASYTDEL; this is translated from the coding sequence ATGGAATCTAAACAATGGTACATGGAATATAAAATACATAAGAACAGACCCGGTTTGTTAGGCGATATTGCCTCTATGCTGGGGATGCTTGAAGTGAATATATTGACCATTAACGGTGTTGAAGGCAAAACTCGAGGCATGCTGCTTGAATCGGATGATGATGAAAAAATCCGTTTGCTTGGTGAAATGCTTGGCAAAGTAAACAGCATCACCGTATCGGCTTTGCGTCAACCTAAATTGGTGGATATTTTGGCCGTGCGTCATGGCAGATACATTGACCGTGACTCAGATGATCGCAAGACATTTCGTTTTACACGAGATGAACTTGGGTTACTTGTGGACTTTTTGGGTGAAGTATTTAAGAGGGAAGGCAATCAGGTCATCGGTTTGCGCGGAATGCCTCGTGTTGGCAAAACGGAGTCTATTATTGCGGGTAGCGTATGTGCAATGAAGCGATGGACGTTTGTTTCCTCCACACTTCTTCGTCAGACGATAAGGAGTCAAATGTCCGAAGACGAATTGAACCCGAACAATGTCTTCATCATTGACGGAATTGTAAGTACGATTCGTTCCAGTGAGCGGCATTACAACCTGTTGCAGGATATTATGTCCATGCCTAGCACCAAAGTTATTGAACATCCGGATATTTTTGTACAGGAATCCGAATATGATTTTAATGATTTTGATATTATTATTGAATTGCGTAACATTCCGAATGAAGAAATTATTTATGATACGTTTACGGCTAGCTACACCGACGAATTGTAA
- a CDS encoding DUF3243 domain-containing protein gives MSTEKTVLSSFDTWKKFLGDRVLQAEKMGMSEDTINKLAYEIGDFLDEKVDPANHSNRALKELWDVGDADERRTIACLMVKLAKQNA, from the coding sequence ATGTCAACAGAAAAAACAGTGCTCTCCAGTTTTGACACATGGAAGAAGTTCCTGGGTGACCGCGTACTGCAAGCGGAGAAGATGGGGATGAGTGAAGATACCATTAACAAACTTGCGTATGAAATCGGTGACTTCCTCGATGAGAAAGTCGATCCGGCGAACCATTCCAACCGGGCATTGAAAGAATTATGGGATGTCGGCGATGCAGATGAGCGTCGTACGATTGCGTGCCTGATGGTCAAATTGGCCAAACAAAACGCATAA
- a CDS encoding pitrilysin family protein: protein MESIRYEHLQETLYYEVMDNGLHVYILPKPGFQKTYATFATKYGSVDNHFQVEGQEEVKVPDGIAHFLEHKMFEEPTGDIFATFASHGASANAFTSFDQTVYLFSATEYVNENIQTLVDFVQNPYFTDQNVEKEKGIIGQEINMYADNPDWRVYFGLIEAMYQKHPVHIDIAGTVESISTITKETLYSCYNSFYHPSNMLLFVVGGVDPQQVIDMVRSNQEQKDYKPQGSIQRFFEQEPEHVGEARREAKLAVSLPKCLFGFKETDVGLTGEKLLRRDTTTQLMMDLLFGSSTRLFQKLYDEDLISDSFGHEYNSSPQYAFSAIGGDTKDPDQLLARVREEVDAIVQKGFDSTDFERSRKKKIGGYLRMLNSPENIAHEFTRQQFRGGDFFNMLPLYESITLEDVNLRLREHIRWDQLAVSLVVSP from the coding sequence GTGGAGAGCATTCGGTATGAGCATTTGCAGGAGACACTATATTACGAAGTGATGGATAACGGACTGCATGTCTATATTTTGCCTAAACCGGGATTCCAGAAAACGTATGCAACGTTTGCAACCAAGTATGGATCGGTGGATAATCATTTTCAGGTTGAAGGGCAGGAAGAAGTGAAGGTCCCGGATGGGATTGCGCATTTTCTGGAGCATAAAATGTTCGAAGAACCAACGGGCGATATTTTTGCGACGTTTGCGTCTCATGGTGCCTCAGCTAACGCCTTTACAAGCTTTGATCAGACGGTTTATTTGTTTTCAGCGACCGAATATGTGAATGAAAATATACAAACATTAGTCGACTTTGTGCAAAATCCTTACTTCACGGATCAAAATGTGGAAAAGGAAAAAGGCATTATTGGACAGGAAATTAACATGTACGCAGATAATCCGGATTGGCGTGTTTATTTTGGACTGATCGAAGCCATGTATCAGAAACATCCGGTGCATATCGATATCGCAGGAACGGTGGAATCCATCAGTACGATCACGAAGGAAACGCTGTATTCCTGCTATAATTCCTTTTATCACCCGAGCAATATGCTCTTGTTCGTGGTGGGTGGTGTAGACCCCCAGCAAGTCATTGATATGGTTCGTTCGAACCAGGAACAGAAGGATTATAAGCCACAGGGGAGTATTCAACGCTTCTTTGAACAGGAGCCTGAGCACGTAGGAGAAGCTAGAAGGGAAGCGAAACTGGCGGTTTCCCTGCCCAAATGTTTATTTGGATTTAAAGAGACGGACGTTGGACTCACTGGAGAAAAACTGTTACGGCGAGATACGACAACGCAGTTGATGATGGATCTTCTGTTCGGCTCAAGCACGCGGCTATTTCAAAAGCTCTACGATGAAGACCTGATCTCGGACAGCTTTGGACATGAGTATAACAGTTCGCCGCAATACGCGTTTTCAGCCATTGGTGGTGATACGAAAGACCCGGATCAACTGCTCGCGCGCGTACGTGAAGAAGTGGATGCTATTGTGCAAAAAGGGTTTGATTCTACGGATTTCGAACGTTCACGTAAAAAGAAAATAGGCGGATATTTGCGTATGCTCAATTCTCCGGAGAACATTGCACATGAATTTACACGTCAGCAATTCCGTGGCGGTGATTTCTTCAATATGCTTCCGCTCTACGAATCGATTACACTGGAAGATGTGAATCTCAGACTGAGAGAGCATATTCGTTGGGATCAACTGGCTGTATCGCTAGTCGTGAGTCCTTGA
- the sleB gene encoding spore cortex-lytic enzyme, which produces MRKMNLWLFTAILLISALGIRYLLPGNTATESSTEHTPQVEEKALPTFSSSTVKYGSYGQDVYELQGRLKYLGFYNGKIDSNFGSSTLKSVKWFQSEFGMKADGVVGSETKLKLYNASTKWSPTEPPLHKESSGGGGGGGSSNNTADKEQDNMGSANALGLSENELKIMANAVYGEARGEPFEGQVAVAAVILNRVNSPSFPSTPSGVIFQPGAFTAVADGQIYLEPNAQAKKAVEQALNGWDPSGGCLYYFNPKTATSKWIWTRPQVKTIGQHIFCM; this is translated from the coding sequence ATGCGAAAAATGAATCTATGGCTTTTCACTGCTATTTTGCTGATATCCGCATTGGGAATTCGTTATTTGCTTCCTGGGAATACAGCAACTGAAAGTTCAACCGAACATACACCACAGGTAGAAGAAAAGGCCTTGCCTACGTTTAGCAGCAGTACAGTGAAATATGGAAGTTACGGTCAGGATGTATATGAGCTTCAGGGGCGTCTGAAGTACCTGGGGTTTTACAATGGTAAAATCGACAGTAATTTTGGCAGCAGCACGCTGAAATCCGTTAAATGGTTTCAATCCGAGTTTGGCATGAAGGCAGATGGTGTGGTTGGATCGGAAACCAAGCTCAAGCTGTACAATGCTTCAACCAAATGGTCTCCAACAGAACCGCCACTTCATAAGGAATCCTCAGGTGGGGGTGGGGGTGGGGGCAGCAGCAACAACACAGCAGACAAAGAGCAGGATAATATGGGGTCTGCTAATGCACTTGGTCTCTCGGAGAATGAACTCAAAATTATGGCTAACGCAGTCTATGGTGAGGCCCGGGGGGAACCGTTCGAAGGTCAAGTTGCAGTAGCAGCAGTAATTCTGAATCGCGTAAATTCACCAAGTTTTCCAAGTACGCCCTCTGGCGTAATCTTTCAGCCAGGTGCATTTACGGCTGTAGCGGACGGACAGATATACCTGGAACCGAACGCACAAGCCAAAAAGGCAGTTGAACAAGCATTGAATGGCTGGGACCCGTCGGGCGGATGCCTCTATTATTTTAATCCGAAGACAGCAACATCCAAATGGATTTGGACCCGTCCACAGGTGAAAACAATCGGTCAGCATATTTTTTGTATGTGA